The Carassius carassius chromosome 16, fCarCar2.1, whole genome shotgun sequence genome window below encodes:
- the LOC132159632 gene encoding SLAM family member 9-like yields the protein MEGDSVSLHTDIPEVQREDQILWMFGPQNTRIADIHRQNTDTDATNTIFEKRLQLDSRTGSLTIRNIRSEHTGLYKLLIINSRGTEEKKFNISIYARLPAPVITRDSSNCSSGSSVSNCSLLCSVVNVSAVTLSWYKGNSLLSSISVSDLSISLSLPLEVEYQENNTYSCVINNPITNQTQHNINITQLCHTCPGLDNRSKHMKPKALIAIITIIAVLLLCIAAVVGLKKQKASHYKNTYAQGAICE from the exons atggagggagattctgtctcTCTACACACTGATATTCCTGAAGTACAGAGAGAGGATCAGATTCTGTGGATGTTTGGACCTCAAAACACTCGAATAGCTGATATCCACAGACAGAACACTGATACAGATGCCACTAATACAATATTTGAGAAAAGACTCCAGTTGGACAGTcggactggatctctgaccatcagaaACATCAGATCTGAACACACTGGACTTTATAAACTACTGATCATCAACAGCAGAGGGACAGAAGAGAAGaagtttaatatttctatttatg CACGTCTGCCTGCTCCTGTCATCACCAGAGACTCTTCAAACTGTTCTTCAGGATCATCAGTGTCTaattgttcactgctgtgttcagtTGTGAATGTGAGtgctgtgactctctcctggtacaaaggaaacagtttattgtccagcatcagtgtgtctgatctcagcatcagtctctctctacctctggaggtggaatatcaggagaacaacacctacagctgtgtgatcaacaatcccatcacaaaccagactcaacacaacatcaacatcactcaactctgtcaCACGTGTCCAG GACTGGATAACCGTTCAAAACACATGAAGCCAAAAGCCCTTATAGCCATTATAACAATTATAGCAGTGCTGCTTCTGTGCATAGCTGCAGTTGTAGGTTTGAAGAAACAGAAGGCAAGtcattacaaaaatacatatgctcagggtgcgatttgtgaa